Part of the Sphingomonadaceae bacterium OTU29LAMAA1 genome, GCTGCTCGCCGCCCGACAGCGTGGCGGGCCGCGCCTGCGCTCGTTCGCCCAGCCCGACCCAAGCCAGCATCTCGCGTACCGGCTGCTCGATATTCTCGTCCGGCATACCGGCAACGCGCAGCGGCAGCGCGATATTGTCCCATGCCGACAGGTGCGGCACGAGCCGGAAATCCTGAAACACCACCCCGATGCGCCGGCGAAATCCGGGCAGGCGGCTGCGCGGCATCGTCACCGCATCCTCACCAAACAGGCGGATGATCCCCCGACTTGGCCTTTGCGCCAGATACAGGAGTTTCAACAGCGACGTCTTGCCTGCGCCGCTGGCCCCGGTCAGGAAGTAGAAGGCGCCGCTGCCCAGCGTAAAGCTGATATCCGACAGGGTTTCCTGGCCCGTGCCATATCGCAGCCCAACATTTTCGAACTGCACGATATTTGCCATGCGCCTGGCCGCAACCGCTCCATCGAGGTGGCAGCCGATGATATCCGGCCCCGAACCCGTGCCTTCGCATGGCCGGCGCGCGGCTTCAAGCTTGCCACGCGGGCGGGGGTCGTGCTTACAATCGCCATCGTCGCGGTTCTCGTTCCGCGGCACGTCCGTAAAGCGTTGCGCATGATCCTCGAATGTCCCGAATGCAGCACCCGCTATCTGGTGCCCGACAGCGCGATCGGGGCCGAGGGTCGCACCGTGCGTTGCGCCAATTGCCGGCATAGCTGGTTTCAGGACCCGCCGGAACCCGAAGCGCCGCCGCTACCTGCATCCCCGGTCGAACGGATACAGTCCGAGCCAACGGCCATTGCCGAAGCGGACGACGATACCGTCCCGCCGTTCCTGGAGCCCGCGGCGATCCCGTCCGCCCGCCCGGTACCGGTGCCGGAACCGATCGTCACCGCGCCCGATTACGATGCCTTCGCGCATCGCCCGCCGTTCCACCCCCGCCGCAATACGTCGAAGCGCTGGACCGTGATCGCGGTGGTCGCCGGCCTGCTGATGATCGCCGGGGTGGGCGCCATCCTCTATCTCGGCGCGCCCGGCCTGCTGGCGCGCATCGGCCTGCCCGTCGGCGCGGCCGATTCGCCTTTGCGCTTGAAGGATAATCCGATCGAGCGTCGTGAGCTGGAGAATGGGTCGGAGCTGTTCGCGGTGAGCGGACAGGTCACCAATCCGTCGAGCGAGCGTCAGCGCGTGCCCGATATTCGTGCCGAGTTGCGCGATGCGCAGGGCCGCATCGTCTACAGCTGGACGATCACGCCGCAGCAGCGCACGCTCAATCCCGGCGGATCGATCGACTTCAATTCCGCCAAGCTCGACGTGCCATCGAACTCCAAACGACTAGAGCTTAGTTTCGCCGGCGAAGCCGCGAACTGACCTGCGCGAATCGACCGCCGTGCAGCAGCGCGGCGGCAAGCATGCCGATGCCGGACGCCCAGACCAAAGCGACTGGCCCGACCCCGTGATGCACCAGCCACCAACCGGCGCCGCCGGTGAG contains:
- a CDS encoding zinc-ribbon domain-containing protein, coding for MILECPECSTRYLVPDSAIGAEGRTVRCANCRHSWFQDPPEPEAPPLPASPVERIQSEPTAIAEADDDTVPPFLEPAAIPSARPVPVPEPIVTAPDYDAFAHRPPFHPRRNTSKRWTVIAVVAGLLMIAGVGAILYLGAPGLLARIGLPVGAADSPLRLKDNPIERRELENGSELFAVSGQVTNPSSERQRVPDIRAELRDAQGRIVYSWTITPQQRTLNPGGSIDFNSAKLDVPSNSKRLELSFAGEAAN
- the ftsE gene encoding cell division ATP-binding protein FtsE, with product MANIVQFENVGLRYGTGQETLSDISFTLGSGAFYFLTGASGAGKTSLLKLLYLAQRPSRGIIRLFGEDAVTMPRSRLPGFRRRIGVVFQDFRLVPHLSAWDNIALPLRVAGMPDENIEQPVREMLAWVGLGERAQARPATLSGGEQQRVAIARAVIGRPEVLVADEPTGNVDPEMADRLIHLFESLNKLGTTVVVATHDFQLLSRVQGAQMMRLDKGRLLDPTGALRYPPPPRGQA